GCTCGAACGCGCATAACCCCCGGAAAAGATTGACGCAGCAGAAGCGCACCCCTATATGACGATCACCGGGCGAGCAATTCGCCTGTCGAGTTTCTCTGCGATTGCGCGTGGATTGCCGGCTTTCCGGCACTCCCATCCCGAGAGGTTCGAGACTTAATCTCCCTCCCCGCAGGTGGCGCGCGCCCCGGGTTTACCGAACGCCGGTAGAACCGCGCCGCCATTCCGGTCGGCGCGGCTGCCGCACATGACCGAAAGACAAGGTTTTACATGACTGAATTCGCTTCCCTCGGCCTGATCGAGCCGATCTGCCGCGCCGTGGCCGCCGAAGGCTACACCGCGCCGACCCCGATCCAGGCCCAGGCCATCCCCGCGCTGCTGGAGGGCAACGACCTCCTCGGCATCGCCCAGACGGGCACCGGCAAGACGGCGGCCTTCACGCTGCCGATCCTGCAGCACCTGACCGAAGACAATCGCCGCGCCTCCCCGAAGTCCATGCGCGCCCTGATCCTGGCGCCGACGCGGGAACTGGCGATCCAGATCCACGAGAGCTTCCAGACCTATGGCAAGCACCTGAAGCTGCGCGCGACCGTGATCTTCGGCGGCGTCGGCCAGAACCCGCAGGTCCGCGCGCTGTCCCGCGGCATCGACGTGGTGATCGCGACGCCGGGCCGCCTGCTCGACCTGATGAACCAGGGGCATGTGGCGCTGGGCGACGTGGGCGTGTTCGTCCTCGACGAGGCCGACCGGATGCTCGACATGGGTTTCATCAATGACGTCAAGAAGATCGCCGCGAAGCTGCCGAAGGACCGGCAGACGCTGCTGTTCTCCGCGACCATGCCGCAGGCGGTGACCGGCCTTGCTCAAGGCCTGCTCGACGATCCGGTGCAGGTCGAGGTGACGCCCGCCGCCACCACGGTCGAGCGGATCGACCAGCGCGTGCTGTTCGTCGGCCGCGGCGCCAAGCGGGAACTGCTGCGCGACGTGCTGGCCCCGCGCGAGGTGACGCGCGCCATCGTCTTCACGCGCACCAAGCACCTCGCGAACCGGGTGGCCGAGTATCTCGAAAAGGCCGGCATCCGGGCCGACGCGATCCACGGCAACAAGAGCCAGGGCGCACGCCAGCGGGCGCTGCAGGCGTTCCGCGACGGCAAGGTCAAGGCGCTGGTTGCCACCGACATCGCCGCGCGCGGCATCGACGTCGACGGCGTCAGCCACGTCATCAACTTCGACCTGCCGGTGGAGCCCGAAGCCTATGTCCACCGCATCGGCCGCACTGCGCGCGCCGGGGCGGAGGGTGTGGCAATCTCCTTCTGCGATGCCGACGAGATCGGCGCGCTGCAGCAGATCGAGCGGACGATCCGCATGACTGTCCCGATGGACGACGGCCACGACTACCATGACGCCGCGCTGGCCGAGGCGCGCACCGTGCGCCAGTCAGGCAAGTCTGCACGCTCCGGCGGCGGCCGCGGGCGCGGCCAGGGCCAGGGGCGTGGACAAGGCCAAGGGCGAAGCCAGGGGCAACGCCAGGGCGGCGCGCCGGAGGCCGGCAAGGCCCACGGCGGACCCAAGCAGGGCGGCGGCCGGAAGTCCGGCGGCGGCAAGGGCTTCGGCGGCGGCAAGCCCCAGCACGCCAAGGGCCAGGGTGCCCAGGGCGGTCAGGGCGGCGAGGCGGCCAACCGTAACCGCGGCGGCCAGGGTGGCGGTCAGGGGCGGCGGCCCGCGCGCCGCGTCGCCTGACCGGCAAAGGCACGCAGATCCAGAGATCGCGGACGGGGCCCTTCGGGGCCCCGTTCTGCGTTTGCGGGTGCT
This is a stretch of genomic DNA from Futiania mangrovi. It encodes these proteins:
- a CDS encoding DEAD/DEAH box helicase; this encodes MTEFASLGLIEPICRAVAAEGYTAPTPIQAQAIPALLEGNDLLGIAQTGTGKTAAFTLPILQHLTEDNRRASPKSMRALILAPTRELAIQIHESFQTYGKHLKLRATVIFGGVGQNPQVRALSRGIDVVIATPGRLLDLMNQGHVALGDVGVFVLDEADRMLDMGFINDVKKIAAKLPKDRQTLLFSATMPQAVTGLAQGLLDDPVQVEVTPAATTVERIDQRVLFVGRGAKRELLRDVLAPREVTRAIVFTRTKHLANRVAEYLEKAGIRADAIHGNKSQGARQRALQAFRDGKVKALVATDIAARGIDVDGVSHVINFDLPVEPEAYVHRIGRTARAGAEGVAISFCDADEIGALQQIERTIRMTVPMDDGHDYHDAALAEARTVRQSGKSARSGGGRGRGQGQGRGQGQGRSQGQRQGGAPEAGKAHGGPKQGGGRKSGGGKGFGGGKPQHAKGQGAQGGQGGEAANRNRGGQGGGQGRRPARRVA